From a region of the uncultured Desulfatiglans sp. genome:
- a CDS encoding hypothetical protein (Evidence 5 : Unknown function) has protein sequence MLLTDGGAELSGLGYLAGLAVKGVDQISFHLALNDPVRDTNRQEIAVDVLRRVVKGDAGDDDPLFPPLDRVDHIMADQPFQHLVVGFEYQVFEAGAEFRAHEAFARPGAENLDDAFVNVFVFPGCGRGDLGSARASLETKREFQTFAEKVQTHQSHSSQMIVD, from the coding sequence TTGTTACTTACCGACGGAGGCGCGGAACTGTCGGGGCTGGGATACCTGGCGGGGCTCGCGGTAAAAGGGGTAGACCAGATTTCCTTCCACCTGGCTCTGAATGACCCGGTACGAGATACGAACCGGCAGGAGATTGCGGTCGATGTTCTGCGGCGAGTCGTCAAAGGAGACGCCGGTGATGACGACCCGCTTTTCCCACCGCTTGACCGCGTCGATCACATAATGGCGGATCAGCCCTTTCAACACCTCGTCGTTGGCTTCGAATACCAGGTCTTTGAGGCGGGAGCCGAATTCCGGGCGCATGAAGCGTTCGCCCGGCCGGGTGCCGAGAATCTGGATGATGCTTTCGTGAATGTGTTCGTGTTCCCTGGATGTGGCCGAGGAGATCTGGGCTCCGCCCGAGCGTCGCTGGAAACGAAAAGGGAATTTCAGACCTTTGCCGAGAAAGTCCAGACTCATCAGTCGCACTCCTCGCAGATGATCGTGGACTGA
- a CDS encoding conserved hypothetical protein (Evidence 4 : Unknown function but conserved in other organisms), which produces MSLDFLGKGLKFPFRFQRRSGGAQISSATSREHEHIHESIIQILGTRPGERFMRPEFGSRLKDLVFEANDEVLKGLIRHYVIDAVKRWEKRVVITGVSFDDSPQNIDRNLLPVRISYRVIQSQVEGNLVYPFYREPRQVSQPRQFRASVGK; this is translated from the coding sequence ATGAGTCTGGACTTTCTCGGCAAAGGTCTGAAATTCCCTTTTCGTTTCCAGCGACGCTCGGGCGGAGCCCAGATCTCCTCGGCCACATCCAGGGAACACGAACACATTCACGAAAGCATCATCCAGATTCTCGGCACCCGGCCGGGCGAACGCTTCATGCGCCCGGAATTCGGCTCCCGCCTCAAAGACCTGGTATTCGAAGCCAACGACGAGGTGTTGAAAGGGCTGATCCGCCATTATGTGATCGACGCGGTCAAGCGGTGGGAAAAGCGGGTCGTCATCACCGGCGTCTCCTTTGACGACTCGCCGCAGAACATCGACCGCAATCTCCTGCCGGTTCGTATCTCGTACCGGGTCATTCAGAGCCAGGTGGAAGGAAATCTGGTCTACCCCTTTTACCGCGAGCCCCGCCAGGTATCCCAGCCCCGACAGTTCCGCGCCTCCGTCGGTAAGTAA
- a CDS encoding conserved hypothetical protein (Evidence 4 : Unknown function but conserved in other organisms) has product MGRASIDYTNKDYESLRRELLARVPQLTDRWTDFNASDLGVVLLELFCGVGDMLAYYLDAQAAEAFLPTSRQRQNVINLCKLVSYRLDGPVAASTSLRFSLAAPLDADLIIPKGTACKARLEEGDIVFETAADATIPRGQTSVETGARQGESRTETFTATGEPNQSFLLSGTAVAHGTIRITIQDGEWTEVLHFQESDSDARHFQTDTDGLDHVRIFFGDGLRGGVPPAGSEISVEYLETLGAGGNLGSDLVSELLSPVYQGSEQVALTVTNPVPATGGADRESLEHARKQAPAEVRSLWKAVTKDDYHALAEGFPGVAKAQVLDVNDCKNIRYYQVNLAVAPDGGGPPSALLKQDLSAFLESRKVITIEINLFDAVYHPVNVDAEVYAYVGEDLDLIRSRTEQALDELFAFERMAFGVPVHFSDLVAVLDGVRGVSHVQMYAPQQDIDIRPGEIAVLGQLNLDVRRAS; this is encoded by the coding sequence ATGGGCAGAGCAAGCATCGACTATACCAACAAGGATTACGAGTCCCTGCGTCGGGAGTTGCTGGCGCGGGTGCCGCAGTTGACCGACCGCTGGACGGATTTCAACGCATCCGACCTCGGTGTGGTCCTGCTGGAGCTTTTCTGCGGAGTGGGCGATATGCTCGCCTACTACCTCGATGCGCAGGCGGCCGAGGCTTTCCTGCCCACCTCCCGTCAACGACAGAACGTCATCAATCTCTGCAAGCTGGTCAGCTACCGGCTCGACGGTCCGGTTGCCGCATCAACCTCCCTGCGTTTCTCCCTGGCCGCGCCCCTCGACGCGGATCTGATCATTCCAAAAGGAACGGCGTGCAAAGCCCGCCTGGAAGAAGGCGACATCGTATTCGAAACGGCGGCGGACGCGACGATCCCAAGGGGACAGACAAGCGTCGAGACGGGCGCGCGTCAGGGCGAAAGCAGGACCGAGACCTTCACGGCCACGGGCGAACCGAACCAGTCGTTTCTCCTATCGGGAACGGCGGTCGCCCATGGAACCATCCGGATCACCATCCAGGACGGAGAATGGACGGAGGTTCTTCACTTCCAGGAGAGCGACAGCGACGCTCGACATTTCCAGACCGACACCGACGGACTCGACCATGTCCGCATCTTCTTCGGCGACGGGTTGCGCGGCGGAGTGCCTCCAGCCGGTTCCGAAATCAGCGTCGAATACCTCGAAACCCTGGGTGCCGGGGGGAACCTCGGATCGGACCTGGTCTCGGAGCTGCTGAGCCCTGTCTACCAGGGAAGCGAACAGGTCGCCTTGACCGTCACCAACCCGGTCCCTGCGACCGGCGGCGCGGACAGGGAATCTCTGGAACACGCCCGCAAGCAGGCTCCGGCCGAAGTCCGGTCCCTGTGGAAGGCCGTCACCAAGGACGACTACCATGCGTTGGCCGAGGGTTTTCCCGGCGTGGCCAAGGCCCAGGTCCTCGACGTCAATGACTGCAAGAACATCCGCTACTACCAGGTCAATCTGGCGGTCGCCCCCGACGGAGGCGGCCCGCCCTCGGCGCTGCTCAAGCAGGACCTTTCCGCCTTCCTTGAATCGCGCAAGGTCATCACCATCGAGATCAATCTCTTCGATGCGGTCTATCATCCCGTGAACGTGGATGCCGAGGTATACGCCTATGTGGGCGAAGACCTCGACCTTATCCGAAGCCGGACCGAGCAGGCCCTTGATGAGCTTTTCGCCTTCGAGCGCATGGCTTTCGGTGTTCCGGTTCACTTCTCGGACCTGGTGGCCGTGCTCGACGGCGTGCGGGGCGTAAGCCACGTGCAGATGTACGCCCCGCAGCAGGACATCGATATCAGGCCCGGTGAGATCGCCGTCCTGGGCCAGTTGAACCTCGACGTCAGGAGGGCATCCTGA
- a CDS encoding Phage tail protein translates to MSSYFEKKLIDLLPPLYRERDETGDLETFLKVPAASLDDLKLLADRFPEIFDIDRCEDRFLPFLGEIVGHRFDPLSDAARQRWLIREAVEIYRRKATIPAIGRSLTDLGWQGRIDETFRKALRLNRRSIVGRAKLPGLIYSLGVYRIDSDNLVQGVRDALPFHHPAGTRVFFLQWLYTLLSMESDFQAVIKKVVERVCLGHLHETFVLSHNALNTDYHLTRKNKTWGWWRITDGTTLMQDVEHAAVCISRWHGRAPRFRLNVGNLNDERLPNLWVSERRAAFCCEIDTKPSKPPVDAFIRLAGQDLNRSRLNRSATACRVKFRQKDLLSEADQPASEITGDRCTHRYGRRSRLSHWFRIGHSRIGRRDKVSGAAVGRHLFITAYADAQWSEVSAAWDIVDRWRARRPGFSLNGRTLNGTELTDAYVTEARASFELDVDTGIPRRRRVETLVLGNRRLNHTGLRLSVDRTRPMRLGLMPLNAAGFRISKPSLRWRFRQKDDHAEAQAGFEAAANRYTVTQWPAA, encoded by the coding sequence ATGTCGTCCTATTTCGAGAAGAAACTCATCGATCTTCTTCCGCCCCTCTATCGGGAGCGTGACGAGACCGGGGACTTGGAGACCTTCCTCAAGGTTCCGGCCGCGAGTCTGGACGATCTCAAGCTCCTGGCCGACCGGTTCCCCGAAATTTTCGATATCGACCGGTGCGAAGACCGGTTTCTTCCCTTCCTCGGTGAGATCGTGGGGCATCGTTTCGACCCGCTTTCCGACGCAGCGAGGCAACGATGGCTGATCCGCGAGGCCGTAGAAATCTACCGGCGCAAGGCGACCATCCCGGCCATCGGACGCTCGCTTACCGACCTGGGGTGGCAGGGGCGGATCGACGAGACCTTCCGCAAGGCGCTGCGCCTCAACCGCAGGTCTATTGTGGGGCGGGCAAAGCTGCCCGGCTTAATCTACAGCCTGGGCGTCTACCGTATCGACAGCGACAACCTCGTCCAGGGAGTCCGGGACGCGCTGCCCTTCCATCATCCCGCGGGCACGCGGGTGTTCTTCCTGCAGTGGCTCTACACGCTGCTGTCCATGGAATCGGATTTCCAGGCGGTCATCAAGAAAGTGGTGGAGCGGGTCTGCCTCGGGCACCTGCACGAGACATTCGTGCTCAGCCACAACGCCCTGAACACCGATTATCACCTGACACGCAAGAACAAGACCTGGGGCTGGTGGCGGATTACAGACGGCACCACGCTGATGCAGGACGTGGAACATGCCGCGGTATGCATTTCCCGCTGGCACGGACGTGCGCCTCGATTCCGGCTGAATGTTGGAAACCTCAATGATGAGCGGCTGCCCAATCTGTGGGTCAGCGAACGCCGGGCCGCGTTCTGTTGCGAGATCGACACCAAACCGTCGAAACCTCCGGTAGACGCCTTCATCAGACTCGCCGGCCAAGACCTGAACCGTTCCCGTCTCAACCGTTCCGCGACCGCCTGCAGGGTCAAATTCAGGCAGAAGGACCTGTTGTCCGAGGCCGATCAACCGGCTTCCGAAATCACCGGCGACCGCTGCACCCACCGCTACGGCAGACGTTCCCGCCTGTCGCACTGGTTCCGTATCGGACATTCCAGGATCGGCCGCCGGGACAAGGTCTCCGGTGCCGCTGTGGGAAGGCATCTGTTCATCACAGCCTACGCGGACGCTCAGTGGTCCGAGGTCAGCGCGGCTTGGGACATCGTCGACCGCTGGCGCGCTCGTAGACCGGGCTTTTCGCTGAACGGGCGCACCCTGAACGGAACGGAACTCACCGATGCCTATGTGACTGAAGCCCGGGCGTCTTTCGAACTGGACGTGGACACCGGTATCCCCCGCCGTCGACGGGTCGAGACACTGGTGCTGGGCAACCGCAGGCTCAACCACACTGGACTGCGGCTGTCCGTGGACCGGACCCGGCCCATGCGGTTGGGACTCATGCCGCTCAACGCCGCCGGTTTCCGCATCTCCAAGCCGTCGCTGCGCTGGCGTTTCCGTCAGAAGGACGACCACGCGGAAGCGCAGGCCGGTTTCGAAGCGGCGGCCAATCGATACACGGTCACCCAATGGCCGGCGGCATAG
- a CDS encoding conserved hypothetical protein (Evidence 4 : Unknown function but conserved in other organisms), whose protein sequence is MAIHLFEDGALTQQISEGDFTNPDDDTYNGTDGEAKDKELFLANEQTVLASPLASGETSLQLAEPRFTDSEVIIIDSEQMRIQSGGGTTTLGVERGYGGTTPASHAAGASIYSGYDYTGLVVEPVDTAGGDESGWYSLALNQIDLDGAVPGNPLNLGDKSHDVTVSFWRRCAVPPGTAVQNKTDLKLRITGTENPIL, encoded by the coding sequence ATGGCGATCCACTTGTTTGAAGACGGCGCGTTGACGCAGCAGATATCCGAAGGCGACTTCACGAACCCGGACGACGACACCTACAACGGGACCGATGGAGAGGCGAAGGACAAGGAACTCTTCCTGGCGAACGAACAGACTGTTCTCGCTTCGCCCCTGGCGTCGGGCGAAACCTCGCTGCAATTGGCCGAACCTCGCTTCACCGACAGCGAGGTCATCATCATCGACTCGGAACAGATGCGCATCCAGAGCGGCGGAGGAACCACTACTCTGGGTGTGGAGCGCGGCTACGGGGGAACGACACCCGCCTCGCACGCCGCGGGCGCTTCGATTTACTCGGGATATGACTACACCGGCCTTGTGGTCGAACCGGTCGACACCGCGGGCGGGGACGAATCCGGCTGGTATTCGCTGGCGCTGAACCAGATCGATCTGGACGGGGCGGTTCCCGGAAATCCGCTCAACCTGGGCGACAAATCCCACGACGTCACCGTCTCCTTCTGGAGGCGCTGCGCCGTGCCGCCGGGAACGGCGGTCCAGAACAAGACGGACTTGAAGCTGCGGATCACCGGAACGGAAAACCCGATCCTGTAG
- a CDS encoding conserved hypothetical protein (Evidence 4 : Unknown function but conserved in other organisms), which translates to MAYHSTTGTADNSADFLVKLKDFLTTVAGWTLHDDGSAQPDPYYVLKSAGESGAEDIYLQFIDDSNTNRIAVRGSMYWDAAAHAGVKEAYHNSYTYIGTVDASPFLFWLFADLDHVFIVTKVVATYYGHYSGLIKRFWSGAVAVTQAAAAPGGDVVVQVNDASIFSVGSHYLIKDDAEIERVQVAAVDTVSTPNTVTLANLVNGYAAGAKIGEDPQPVIIGRNQMPGNFYALNKFDGWASASGQSGSCAAAHGNFHTAANPDQRYGLVTMFPWLVAHTSSAYKELRGELIEIYAIGSGAADSEDVLDLGSATYKIFNLLGPGWCAVKE; encoded by the coding sequence ATGGCCTATCACAGCACAACCGGAACGGCCGATAACTCGGCGGACTTCCTCGTGAAGTTGAAGGATTTCCTGACCACCGTCGCCGGCTGGACCCTACACGATGACGGGTCGGCGCAGCCCGATCCCTACTACGTCCTGAAGTCCGCCGGCGAGTCCGGGGCCGAGGACATCTATCTGCAGTTCATCGACGATTCGAACACAAACCGTATCGCCGTGCGCGGCAGCATGTACTGGGACGCCGCCGCCCATGCCGGGGTGAAAGAAGCGTATCACAACAGCTACACGTACATCGGCACAGTGGATGCATCGCCGTTTCTGTTCTGGCTTTTCGCCGATCTGGATCACGTTTTCATCGTCACCAAGGTGGTCGCGACCTATTACGGCCACTACAGCGGGTTGATCAAACGCTTCTGGTCCGGGGCCGTGGCGGTCACGCAGGCGGCTGCGGCACCGGGCGGCGACGTGGTCGTGCAGGTCAATGACGCCTCTATATTCTCGGTCGGTTCCCACTACCTGATCAAGGACGATGCAGAAATCGAACGGGTCCAGGTAGCCGCTGTCGACACGGTGTCCACGCCGAACACCGTGACCCTTGCAAACCTCGTTAACGGATATGCAGCAGGGGCCAAGATCGGCGAGGACCCGCAACCAGTCATCATCGGCCGCAATCAGATGCCCGGGAATTTCTATGCGCTGAACAAGTTCGACGGCTGGGCCAGTGCGTCCGGTCAAAGCGGCTCCTGCGCGGCGGCTCACGGCAACTTCCACACTGCGGCCAATCCCGACCAGCGCTATGGCCTGGTCACCATGTTCCCGTGGCTCGTGGCCCACACGTCGAGCGCCTACAAGGAACTGCGGGGTGAGTTGATCGAGATCTACGCCATCGGCAGCGGTGCGGCCGATTCCGAGGACGTTCTCGATCTGGGCAGCGCCACTTACAAGATATTCAACCTTTTGGGTCCGGGCTGGTGCGCGGTGAAGGAGTGA
- a CDS encoding conserved hypothetical protein (Evidence 4 : Unknown function but conserved in other organisms), whose translation MATVNGNRMSILPRPGRVIPNFRAQAPAAAANVFEAVGAVSDTRTVRRNMDAALRVVAPVFLEGDSRLWIARLIDRFSDAGQLIIRLDRIDADLAVRIARPLSSRGDTRQAVFVKLDSSSDCSQLVIHTEERQAAVRQTIFAVLINESHEIQT comes from the coding sequence GTGGCGACCGTTAACGGCAACCGCATGAGCATCCTCCCGCGACCCGGGCGGGTGATTCCGAACTTCCGCGCCCAGGCACCGGCCGCGGCAGCGAACGTGTTTGAAGCCGTCGGGGCGGTGAGCGATACCCGGACGGTCCGGCGAAACATGGACGCCGCTCTGCGTGTGGTCGCTCCTGTCTTCCTGGAAGGGGATTCCCGCCTCTGGATTGCTCGTTTGATCGACAGGTTTTCCGACGCCGGGCAGTTGATCATCCGCCTCGACCGGATCGACGCAGACCTCGCAGTGCGGATCGCCCGGCCGCTTTCGAGCCGAGGCGACACCCGGCAGGCGGTTTTTGTGAAGCTCGATTCGTCATCTGACTGCAGCCAACTGGTGATTCACACGGAGGAACGGCAGGCGGCGGTGCGGCAAACGATTTTCGCCGTGCTCATCAACGAGAGCCACGAGATACAGACCTAA
- a CDS encoding conserved hypothetical protein (Evidence 4 : Unknown function but conserved in other organisms): MSLGLIVKTGRILTARLLMGDPIEGITHCAIGDGDATFTDPLNPPAPEIDQTALKNERARKKHYKRTFLKEDPEGTLIVNGIHYIETGEETQTIGVFFRFEENEANGITIREYGFFGGDVAYINGLQSDYAGGGVYHPDTNPTGEVLTPGYLYEVKNIPDFNKTSDTRVELVGVIKI, encoded by the coding sequence ATGTCATTGGGACTCATAGTCAAAACCGGCCGCATCCTCACTGCGAGGCTGCTCATGGGCGATCCCATCGAGGGCATCACCCACTGCGCCATCGGCGACGGGGACGCCACGTTCACCGACCCGTTGAACCCGCCCGCACCGGAGATCGACCAGACCGCGCTCAAGAATGAAAGGGCCAGAAAGAAGCATTACAAGCGCACCTTTCTCAAGGAGGACCCGGAAGGGACGCTCATCGTCAACGGCATCCATTACATCGAAACCGGCGAGGAGACCCAGACCATAGGCGTCTTCTTCCGCTTCGAGGAGAACGAGGCCAACGGCATCACCATCCGGGAATACGGGTTCTTCGGCGGGGATGTGGCGTACATCAACGGTCTCCAGTCCGATTATGCGGGGGGCGGCGTCTACCACCCGGACACCAATCCGACCGGCGAAGTGCTGACGCCCGGATACCTGTACGAAGTGAAAAACATCCCCGACTTCAACAAGACCTCTGATACGCGGGTGGAGCTCGTCGGGGTCATCAAGATATAG